GCCGCCCAGCATCAGCAGCGTGTCGCCGCCGGCGGTGGCGATCTCGGGCCAGTCGATGGCGCGCAGGGTGTCGAGCAGGGAAGGGGTGGCGGCGAGGCTCATGCGCGCAGCTCCTCGACCTGCACGCCGCGCTCGGCCAGCAGCTGGCGCGCGGCGGCGTGGTCGCCGCCGCTGACGGCGATCGTCAACTGCCCGTAGGGCTGCTTCTTGATGCGGTCGATGCGGCCGGCCAGGATGCCGAAGTCCAGATTGGCGTGGCGGGCGACCTCGCCCAGCAGCGGTTCATAGGTGCGTTCGCCGAAGAAGGTCAGGCGCCAGAGGCTGCCCGCGACATGCGCGTAGTCGTCGCGCTGCTCGCCTTCGTCGACATGTTCCGACGCCAGCACGAAGCGTCTGGCCGTCCCCGAACGGGGGTGGAGGAAGACCTGCGCCACCGGTCCCTGCTCGACGATGCGGCCGGCTTCGAGCACCGCGACGCGATCGCAGACGCGGCGGACGACATCCATCTCATGCGTGATCAGGACGATGGTCAGCTTCAGCTCGTCGTTGAGCTCGGCCAGCAGGTCCAGGATCGAGCGCGTGGTCTCGGGATCGAGCGCGCTGGTGGCCTCGTCGCACAACAGCACCTGCGGGTCCAGCGCCAGCGCGCGGGCGATGCCGACGCGCTGCTTCTGTCCGCCCGACAGCTGCGCGGGGTACTTGTCCGCCTGGTCGGCGAGACCCACCCGGGCCAGCAGCGCCTGCACGCGCGGAGCGATCCTGGCCTCGTCCCAGCCGGCGATGCGCAGCGGCCAGGCGACGTTCTGCGCCACGGTGCGCGAGCTCAACAGATTGAAGTGCTGGAAGATCATCGCGATCTTCTGCCGCGCGGCGCGCAGGCCGGCGGCGTCCAACGCCTGCAGATCCTGGCCGGCCACCGAGACGCGGCCGCTGTCCGGTCGCTCCAGCAGGTTGATCACCCGCAGCAAGGTGCTCTTGCCCGCGCCCGACGCGCCAATGATGCCGAACACCTCGCCCGATTCGATCTTCAGATCCACGCCCTGGAGCGCCGGAACACGGCGACCCTCGACGTCATACGATTTGTGCAGGCTTTGGAGTTCGATCACGGACAGATGAAGGACGCTAGCGGCAGGTGACACCCGTTGCCGTCGTGCGCCTCTTTGGGGCGGAAACCGTGATGCTTAGGGATTACCCGGCGTTTGGCAAGCAATCAATGCTTATATGCATATGCCGAGGTGGGGAATCTGCTGAATTCGAATAACGGAAAGAGCGTCTTCTCCACGCCGGACCTCGGTCGGACTCCCTCTCCCGCTTGCGGGAGAGGGTGGGGGTGAGGGCCAGCGGAGGTGGCAGTCAGCAAGATTTCCACGAAGGGGAGGCCACTCAGCCCGACGCACATCCTGCGCTGAGGGTCAGTTCTTGCGTGAGGCTGCAGGCCCTCACCCCTGCCCTCTCCCGCAAGCGGGAGAGGGAGTCAGAGAGCGAGGACTGATCAGACCGGAAGAGCGAGCGATGCGAGCTCTCTGACGAGATCCGCAATGTTGTTGCGCAGCGCAGATTCCGTGGCGATGCGCAGTTGCTCGCTCGGATTCAGGCTGTCGTCGATGCCGGCCTTCTGCGTCGTGCGCAGCGTGCGCTGATACAGCACCTTGCCGCCGCCGGCCGCACGCTCCGTCAAGGTGTAGCGGATGGAGAGGGCGACCTCCGGGAGCACCGGCACGTTCGGCTGCGCCAGCGCCAGCACCTCGACCTGCAACTGGTAGCGCCCCGTGTCGGGAACGTCCGGCATCAGACCCAGGCGCCGGAACGACTCCTGGTAGGTCTGGTTCAAGGTCATCGCGTTGATGCGGCTGCCCCACCACCGCGAGGTCTCCTGACCGCCGCTGACCGGCAGCAGGTCGATGTTGCGACGCAGCTGCGGGCTGAGCCAGGAGCGCAGCTGCAGCGAGTCCATGTCGGTCAACGACGACTCCAGCGGACGGGCCGGCGTGCCGCATCCCGCCAGCAGCGCGCAGGCGCACGCCGCGGCAGCCAGCAGGGCCATCGCGGAACGGAAAGGAGCGGGGCGGCGGTCGATCATGCCGGGCATCTTGCCTCCGCGAAGCGGGCGTCGATCGCCCGAAGTGGACCGCTTTCGAGGCTCAGAGTTCGAGGCTTGGTGCGCCTAATGCGCCTAATGCGCTTGAGGCGCTCAGAGCCGCCGGTGCTGCAGCGCCGGGAGTTGCTCGCGCACCTGCGCGATGCGCGCGGGATCGATCTTGGCGACCGCCAGGCCTTCGCCTTCGGGCACGCAGGCCAGGACCTCGCCCCACGGGTCGATGATCATGCTGTGGCCCCAGGTGCGGCGGCCGTTCTCGTGCGTACCGCCCTGCGCGGCGGCGATGACGTAGGCCTGGTTCTCGACCGCGCGGGCGCGCAGGAGCAGCTCCCAATGCGCCTGACCTGTCGTGAAGGTGAAGGCCGCCGGCACGCTGATCAGGTCGAGCGGTCGTTCACCGCTGAAGCTCATCGCGCGGTACAGCTCCGGGAAGCGCAGGTCGTAGCAGATGGACAGGCCCACACGCAGCGTCGCGCCGCCAGGGATCGCGGCGTCGACCGTCACCGGCGCTTCGCCGGCCTCGAGCACGCGGGCCTCGTCATAGCGCTCGCGGCCGTTGTCGTAGCAGAAGAGGTGGAGCTTGTCGTAGCGCGCGGTCAGCGAGCCGTCCGGCGCGAAGACGCAGGTGGTGTTGCGCACCCGCTCCGCCGGCACCGGCGCGTTGTCGATCGCCATCGGCAGCGTGCCGCCGAGGATCCACACGTCGTGCTCGCGCGCCGCGCGGCTGAGCGCGCCCTGGATGGGCGCGTCGAAGTCGCCGGGCCGTTCGGCGAAGGGCAGCTTGTCGGTGTCCTTGTGGCCCATCAGGCAGAAGTACTCGGGCAGCGACACCAGCGCGGCGCCCTGCCGGGCCGCCTCGCCGATCCAGTGGCGCGCCCGCTCGAGGTTCTCCTCCAGCCGAGTGCCGGAGACCATCTGGACCGCGGCGATGGTGACCGGCGCGGCGGTGCGCGGGCCGGCGTTGTGGGATGGCGTGCTCATGGGGCGGTCTCTCCTTGCGCGGTGGCCGTGCTGTTGTAGCTGCCTTGCGGTTGGGCGCGTCGCGGCAGCTGCTCGATGCGGGGATCGGACCAGGTGCCGGTGACGCGGAACTCCTCGCTGTTGGCCGCGGCCAGCGGCTTGCGCAGCAGCCACTGCGCCAGGAAGGCGCCCAGCCCGATGGCCGGATTCACCGCCGCGTAGGCGAGCGCCGCGCCGCCGGCATTGATCTCGGGCAGGACCAGGACGTGCAGGTCCTGCGTCTCGGCGGCGAGGTCCGCGCTGCCTTCGATCAGCACCGCGGCCTGCAGGCCCTTCATGCGCAGGTTGTCGCTGCGGGCGACGCCCTTGCCGATCCTGACGTCCCCGGTGACGTTGTCGAAGGCGAAGCCTTCCGCGAACACATCGCGGAAGTCCAGCATCAGCCGCCGCGGGATGGACTGCAGGCTCAGCACGCCCAGCAGCCGCCCGACGCCGGGCTCCGCCTTGAGGAACTGGCCCTTCTCCATCTCGACATTCAGTTGGCCGCTCATGCTCGCGTAGTCCGGCGACAGCGGCGAGCCCTGCCACGAGACCTTGCCGGTCAGCTCGCCCTTGCCGCCGCGCAAGACCTGGCCCTGGCCGAGCCGCTCCAGCAGTTTCCCGCCGTCCACGACGTCCAGCTTCCAGTCGAGTTCGGTCCGGCGCAAGGCCTGACCCGCCTCGGGCGCCCACTTGCCGGAGGCGCTCAGCGTCGCGTCCGCGCTCTTCAGCACGAGCCGGCCCAGGTGCCAGTCGCGCGCGTCGCTCTGCTGCTGGGCGTCGATCTCGAGCCGGCCCAGCCGCTTGCCGCGCAGCTCGAAGTCGTCGACGACGATGTCCAGCGTCGGCACCGACTTCGGCTGCTTGTCGAGCAGTTGCTCGACGCCGTCGACGTCGCTGCGCGGGACGGACAGGCGCGACAGCCGCGCATAGACGCGGCCCGGCTGGTTGGGCTTGGCGGCCCGCACCTCGATCAGGCCGCTGAGCTGCTGCGCATCCATCGAGACGCGCCAGCCCGCGCCGGCGTCGTGCGAGATGCCGGCGCTGACGCCGTTCAGCGTGCGGCCGGAGACCTGCAGCGTCTGCGCCTTGAGCGTGAGTTGCGAGGGCGCATAGCCGCCTTCGGCCATGCCGTCGGTGGCGCTGTCGAGCGCGGCGCCGTCCTTGGAGCCGGTCAGCGCCGGCAGCGCCGTCTGCCAGGCGTCGGCGTTGAACTGGTCGAAGGTGGCGCGGGCGACGACGCCCTGCGCCGGCAGTTCGGGCAGCTTCTCGCGCACGGCGACTGCGCCGCGCAGGACCTTGGCTTCGTGCGTCGTGACGTCGCGCTGGTAGAGCGCCTGCACCGGGCCGGCCTCGACGCGCAGCTCCTCGCGCTGCGTGCCGGCCGGCGCTGCGATTGACCGCGTGGCCACGCGCAGGGGCCAGGTCTCGTCAGCGGCCTTGTGCATCGGCGCCGGCAGGTTGACTGTGATGCCCTGCATCGGGCTGGCGACGGTGACCTCGGTCTGCCCGCCCCGGAGCACGCCCAGATCGAAACGCACCGCGGCCTGACCCGTCATCACCGACGCGACCTGCTGGAGCCCCAGTTCCGGCGCGTTGCGCAGCGCCTCGGCCGTCACCGTGCCCAGCGCCGAGAAACGCATCGAGCCGTCAGGCTGGCTGCCGCCGTCGAAGGTGGCGTCGCCGCCCAGCACGCGCGCCTGACCGCCGCGGATCTGCAGGCCCTTCTGGTCGAAGCTCACCAGGGCCTTCGCCTGGCCCAGCATCGGGGTGTCGGGCCGGATGCGCACGTCGTTGCCGGTCAGCGTGACCAGGCCCTTCACCGTCGTGTCGTCGATGTGCATCAACGGCAACCGCAGGTTGAGCTTGAGCGCCAGCGGACCGGTGGCGGTCGTGTTGTCCAGCACGTGGCTGGTGAGCGCCGCGACCGGCGAGCCCTTCACGTAGCGCAGGCCGTCGACCAGCGCGCCGCGCGCCTGGCCGTCGATCTCCAGCACCGGTGCGTGGTGGTAGAGATCGGGGATCGTGCCCTGGACGTTGAACACCTCCACGCCCATCAGCTTCGTCTTCGCGTTGCGGATGCTCATGGACGCGCGGTCGAAGATCAGCTCGGCGTCCAGCTGTTCCATCACGGGCCACGGCGACTGGAAGGCGGGATGCTCGTCGTCGGCCGGGTGGCTGGGGACGTAGGCCAGGTTCAGGTTGCGGACCTGTCCGGCCACGCGGAACTGCCCCTTGCTGCGCGGCGCGTCGAAGGGGAAGTCGAGCAGGTCGCCCTGCAGCCGCACCTGGATCTTCTGGACGGAGCCGTCGCGGATCGCGTCGCGGACATACCGTCGCGCTTCGTGACCCATCGAGGCGGGCAGGTAGCGCAGCACGCGCGGCGCGCTGATCTCCTCGATGCGGCCGGTCAGGTCGAGCTTGCCGGCGTCGTGCGCCCGCTTGCCCTCGCCGCTCTGCCAGGAACCGTCGATCTCCGCGCGCAGGTCGTCGTTGACGATCCGGACGCCGTTGAACTGCACCGACCAGCGCGTGCGGGGCTCCGACGGCGCCGAGGCGGCGCTCGCGACCGAGGCCGCCGCCAGCGGTCGGGTGACCGGCGCCGCGACCGGGATGGTGGGCGGCGCGCGCTTGCCCGCCAGGGCGGCTGGGCGCTGCGCCTGCCAGCGCAGGGTGGCCTCCGCCTGCTTCAGCGGCAGGGTGGCTTCCTCGAAGACACCCGGCAGCGTCACGTCACCGTCCTTGATCGCCAGCGTGGCCGTGCCGCCCTGCTCGTTCGCGTCGAACTGCAGATCGGCGCCGCTGACGCCGGGTCGGCCGGTCGGGGGGGCAGAGCCGGGATCCGCGGGCGGCTCCGGCGCCGCCGCGGTCAGATGCAGACCTTGCAACTGGCCCTTGGCGCGGTAGCTGCGCGGCGCGTCGAGTGAGCCGTCCCAGTGCAACTGCAGCGCGTTGAGCAGGCCGCCCGGTTTCATGTCGGAGATCAACTGGCGCTGCGCCTCGGCCAGCGGCAGGCGGGCCAGGATCTGCGCGCCGAGGGTCAGGTCCAGCTGCTGGGCCTGGAAGTCGCCGCCGGTCAACGCGCCGGTCTTGGGGTCGCGCTTCACATCCAGGAGCCAGTCCGACCGCGGCCAGTCGAGGCCGTCGCCCGCCTGGAAGCCGAGTCCCTTGGCCTCCAGCGACAGCGATTGCGGTGTCTGCTTGAGCACCAGCCGGCCGCCGATCTGCGCCAGCGCCAGTTCCGGCAGCCCCGGCGCGACGCGCAGCTTCACCGCGCGCAGGCCCATGTCCAGGGTCAGGCTGCGCGGCTCGCCGCGATCCACGTCCAGCCAGGCGCGCAGCGCGCCGTCGCCTTCGTTGAGCTCGAAAGGCAGGTCCACGTAGCGACGCAGCTCGCTGACGTCCGTGCGCGGCAGGTGGCCGAAGAGCTGTCCGCTCCAGCGCTGCAGATCGCCGGGTCGGTCGAGCAGGGACTGGGTGAATTCGCCGCGCAGCGTGAAGCGCTCGCCCCAGCCGGCCGGCGGCGTCGCGTCCAGTCGCAGACGGTGTCGGCGCAGACCGTTGCGCAGCACCAGGTTCAGGTCGAAGAGCTCCAGCGGCGGCGCCGCGCGCAATTCGTCGACCCAGCGGATGCGGCCGTGCAGGATGACGAATTCATGCTGCTCGAAGAACCAGTCGGCGGCGTTGTCGGAGGCCTGCGTGTCGGACGGGCCGTCGACGCTGAGACCGGCGATGTAGACACTACCCTTGGCATCCCGGCGCAGCAGCAGCTCCGGACTGTCCAGCAGCAGCTGGGAGAAGCGCAGTTCGAAGGCCAGCAGCGAGCGCGGCGACAGCGCGGCGCTGACGCGGGGCAGATGCAGGGCTTCGTGGCCGGCGGCGTCGGTGATGCGGACGTCGCGCAGGTCCAGCGTGGGGATCCAGCCCGAGGATTTGGCGCTGATGGCGCCGATCTTGACGGGTACCCCCAATGCCTGGGTGGCTTGCTTTTCGAGCTCGGGTCGCCAGTCGTCGATGTGGGGCAGAATCGCCCAGTGCAAGGCCAGCCAGGCCGCGATCAGCAGGGAGAAAACCCCTGCGGAAGCCACTCCGAGCCAGAGGGCGCAACGTGCCCACCAGCGTCGTTTCGCGACCGCGGAACCGGAGTCAGAACTGGTGGCGGCGGACGAAGACATGTAAGGGTGGACGGCGGTCGCCGAATCTAGCACAGCCATTCCGGCCATGAGCCAGCGAGAGCATTCTTTACCGATGGATTCAGTTGCCTCGGCAACCTCCGACCCGACGAGCGTTCCGACGCCCGCCGCGTCCGCGGAGCACAGCCGTTTCGTTCAGCGCATCCGCCGCCGTTACGCGGCTGAATTGTCGTTGCTGCCGCCCGGGCTGCCGGACGACGTCACGATGCGTGCCGTCGTCGACCAGCTCCGGCAAGCGGGACGCCCGCTCCCCGCCGCGTTGCGCGTGATGCGCCAGCTGGTGATGGAACGGCTGGCCGTGCTCGACGTCGAGCAGGGCGCCCCGATGACCGCCGTGACGCAGGCGATGACGCACCTGGCGGAAGTGACGCTGGACATCGGCGTCGTGGCCTGCCGCGCCGAACTCGATGCGCAGTACGGCGCGCCGCGCGACGCCGTCGGCCAGGACATCGACTTCTGGGTCGTGGGCATGGGCAAGCTCGGCGGGCGGGAGCTCAACGTCTCCTCCGACATCGACCTGATCTATGTCTACGAGGAAGACGGCCAGACCGAAGGCAACGGCGCCGGCGGTCAGAAGATCTCCGCGCACGAATACTTCGCCCAGCTGTCGCGGCGCCTGTCGACGCTGATCGGCGACGTGACCGAGGACGGCCAGGTCTTCCGCGTCGATCTGGCGCTGCGGCCGAACGGCAACTCCGGTCCGCCCGCCGTCAGCATGGCGATGCTGGAGGAGTACTTCCTCGTCCAGGGCCGGGAGTGGGAACGCTTCGCGTGGCTGAAGAGCCGCATCGTCGCGCCCCGCGAGAGCGTCAGGAGCGGCCGCGCGATGCAGTTGCGCAGCCTGGTGACGCCTTTCGTCTACCGGCGTTATCTGGATTACGGCGTCTTCGAAGGCCTGCGGCAACTCCATCGCAAGATCCGCGACGAGGCCCAGCGCCGCGCCGCCGGCCGGCCGGAGCGGGCCAACGACGTCAAGCTGTCGCGCGGCGGCATCCGCGAGATCGAGTTCATCGTCCAGC
This genomic stretch from Mitsuaria sp. 7 harbors:
- a CDS encoding carbon-nitrogen hydrolase family protein, with amino-acid sequence MSTPSHNAGPRTAAPVTIAAVQMVSGTRLEENLERARHWIGEAARQGAALVSLPEYFCLMGHKDTDKLPFAERPGDFDAPIQGALSRAAREHDVWILGGTLPMAIDNAPVPAERVRNTTCVFAPDGSLTARYDKLHLFCYDNGRERYDEARVLEAGEAPVTVDAAIPGGATLRVGLSICYDLRFPELYRAMSFSGERPLDLISVPAAFTFTTGQAHWELLLRARAVENQAYVIAAAQGGTHENGRRTWGHSMIIDPWGEVLACVPEGEGLAVAKIDPARIAQVREQLPALQHRRL
- a CDS encoding methionine ABC transporter ATP-binding protein, which codes for MIELQSLHKSYDVEGRRVPALQGVDLKIESGEVFGIIGASGAGKSTLLRVINLLERPDSGRVSVAGQDLQALDAAGLRAARQKIAMIFQHFNLLSSRTVAQNVAWPLRIAGWDEARIAPRVQALLARVGLADQADKYPAQLSGGQKQRVGIARALALDPQVLLCDEATSALDPETTRSILDLLAELNDELKLTIVLITHEMDVVRRVCDRVAVLEAGRIVEQGPVAQVFLHPRSGTARRFVLASEHVDEGEQRDDYAHVAGSLWRLTFFGERTYEPLLGEVARHANLDFGILAGRIDRIKKQPYGQLTIAVSGGDHAAARQLLAERGVQVEELRA
- a CDS encoding YhdP family protein, whose amino-acid sequence is MASAGVFSLLIAAWLALHWAILPHIDDWRPELEKQATQALGVPVKIGAISAKSSGWIPTLDLRDVRITDAAGHEALHLPRVSAALSPRSLLAFELRFSQLLLDSPELLLRRDAKGSVYIAGLSVDGPSDTQASDNAADWFFEQHEFVILHGRIRWVDELRAAPPLELFDLNLVLRNGLRRHRLRLDATPPAGWGERFTLRGEFTQSLLDRPGDLQRWSGQLFGHLPRTDVSELRRYVDLPFELNEGDGALRAWLDVDRGEPRSLTLDMGLRAVKLRVAPGLPELALAQIGGRLVLKQTPQSLSLEAKGLGFQAGDGLDWPRSDWLLDVKRDPKTGALTGGDFQAQQLDLTLGAQILARLPLAEAQRQLISDMKPGGLLNALQLHWDGSLDAPRSYRAKGQLQGLHLTAAAPEPPADPGSAPPTGRPGVSGADLQFDANEQGGTATLAIKDGDVTLPGVFEEATLPLKQAEATLRWQAQRPAALAGKRAPPTIPVAAPVTRPLAAASVASAASAPSEPRTRWSVQFNGVRIVNDDLRAEIDGSWQSGEGKRAHDAGKLDLTGRIEEISAPRVLRYLPASMGHEARRYVRDAIRDGSVQKIQVRLQGDLLDFPFDAPRSKGQFRVAGQVRNLNLAYVPSHPADDEHPAFQSPWPVMEQLDAELIFDRASMSIRNAKTKLMGVEVFNVQGTIPDLYHHAPVLEIDGQARGALVDGLRYVKGSPVAALTSHVLDNTTATGPLALKLNLRLPLMHIDDTTVKGLVTLTGNDVRIRPDTPMLGQAKALVSFDQKGLQIRGGQARVLGGDATFDGGSQPDGSMRFSALGTVTAEALRNAPELGLQQVASVMTGQAAVRFDLGVLRGGQTEVTVASPMQGITVNLPAPMHKAADETWPLRVATRSIAAPAGTQREELRVEAGPVQALYQRDVTTHEAKVLRGAVAVREKLPELPAQGVVARATFDQFNADAWQTALPALTGSKDGAALDSATDGMAEGGYAPSQLTLKAQTLQVSGRTLNGVSAGISHDAGAGWRVSMDAQQLSGLIEVRAAKPNQPGRVYARLSRLSVPRSDVDGVEQLLDKQPKSVPTLDIVVDDFELRGKRLGRLEIDAQQQSDARDWHLGRLVLKSADATLSASGKWAPEAGQALRRTELDWKLDVVDGGKLLERLGQGQVLRGGKGELTGKVSWQGSPLSPDYASMSGQLNVEMEKGQFLKAEPGVGRLLGVLSLQSIPRRLMLDFRDVFAEGFAFDNVTGDVRIGKGVARSDNLRMKGLQAAVLIEGSADLAAETQDLHVLVLPEINAGGAALAYAAVNPAIGLGAFLAQWLLRKPLAAANSEEFRVTGTWSDPRIEQLPRRAQPQGSYNSTATAQGETAP